AATAGTATTTGTAGTTAAATTAATAATGGACTATATTTTAACATCTAAGTTTGGTTTAATACTAAGAGCTTTAGGAGATAATGAAATATTGGTATCTAACTTAGGTGTTAGTGTAGATAAAGTAAAAATAATGGGTCTTATGTTATCAAATTTACTTGTAGCAAGTTCAGGAGCCTTATTTGCACAATATATTAAAGTTGTAGATTTATCTTCATCTGTTGGTACTATTATCATAGGTCTTGCATCAATAATATTTGGTATGGGTATAATAAAAAGAACGAGATCTATTAATAATATTTCAATAGTAATCTTAGGTTCTATAATATATTACATAATTATTAACTTTGCACTAAATTCATCTTCTATTACAGATGAAATATTTTATGCATTAGGATTTAATTCTGATATTATACAAAAATTATCAGTTAAACCTACTGATGTTAAAATAATTACAGCATTATTCCTTGCAGTAATACTTGGTTTAGGAAAGAAAAGAGGTAAAAGTAATGCTTAAAATGGTTAACTTAAAAAAGAAATTCTACAGTGAATTAGGTGAAGTTAAAATTGTATTTGATGATTTGAGTTTTGAAGCAAAACCAGGGGACTTTATAACGGTTATAGGATCTAATGGAGCAGGAAAATCAACTTTTTTAAATACTTTAAGCGGAGAAGTAGAATTAGATAGTGGAGAAATAATATTAGATGGTATTAACATAGAAGGTTTAAAAGCTCATAAAAGAGCGAATATAATATCTAAAGTACATCAAAATGTTTCTAGTGGTACAGCTCCTTCTATGACGGTATTAGAAAATATGTCTATGGCATATAATAAGGGTAAAAAATTTGGATTAGGGTTTGGTCTTGAAATTTCAAAAATAGAAGAATTTAAAGAAAGTTTAAAGACTTTAGGACTAGGTATAGAAAATCAACTAGAAACTAATGTAGGATTATTATCTGGTGGGCAAAGACAGTGTTTATCACTTTTAATGTCTACTTTTAATAAGCCAAAGTTACTATTACTTGATGAACATACCGCAGCACTAGATCCAGAAACAGCTAAAATAATACTTGAAAAAACTAATGAGATAGTTTATTCAAATAAGGAATTAATAACATTTATGATAACACATAATATGGAAGATGCTATTAAATATGGTAATAGACTTATAATGCTTCATAAAGGTAATATTATTTTTGATATTAGAGGAGAAGAAAAAAATAATCTAACTGTAGAAAAATTATTAGAAATGTTTAAGAATAAAGAAATCGTTCCTAGCGATAATGATATATTTTAGGGAGGTTTTATGAAGAAAATATTAGCAATACTTTTAATATTTTTATCTGTCTTAACATTTTCAAGTGATTGGGCGACTTTAATTGATAAAACAACTAATATGTATAGACTTGATGAAAATGTATATAGAAGTAAACAATTAAGTATAGATGATATGAAACTTTTACAAGAGTATGATATTAAAACAATAATATCTTTAAGATACTTTGGAAGGAATAAGGATGAAAAAGTTTTTGGAGATACTGAGTTAAACCTAATAAGTAGACCTTTAAAAACTTGGAATATTAGTCCTAAGGAAATAGCTTTAATTCTTAATGATATACAAAAAGGAAAAGAAAAAGGTAATGTTTTAATTCACTGTTATCATGGATCTGATAGAACAGGTTTAATATCAGCTATGTACAGAATAATATATCAAGGATGGGATAATGCTGAGGCTTTAAAAGAATTAAAAGAAGGGCCTTATGGATATCATAAAATATGGATAAATATACCTAGAATGTTTACTGATGAGGTAATAAATGAGATTAAAAATGAACTAAAAGTACTTGATTAGTATATTATTTTATGATAAAATAAGGTGTGAAATTCATAACTTAAGGAGAACAGAATGAAAGTATTAGCAGTATGTGGAAGCGGTACAGGAACAAGCATGATTTTAAAAACAACTATGAAAAAAATTGTTGAAAAAGGATTTAAAATTGAAATAGATACTTGTACTATAGATGAAGTTGCAAACAAATTAGATGGAGTAGATTTAGTAATTTGTTCTGATAAATTAGCACCAAAAGTTGATGCTAAAGGTAAAAAAGTAGTTTCAGTTAAAAACATATTAGATGATGTAGAAGTATTAGAAAAATTAAGTGAAACAGGATTAATATAAAAGTGGCAATGCCACTTTTTTTTTGGAGTACTTTATGAGAGAAAATTTTAAATTAATATTTAATAATATATATGAAAATAAGATTACTTATTTTTTAAATAGCTTAATATTACAACTTTTTATACTTACTTTTGGTATGGGAATATTGAACTATATATTTAAGTTTTTACTATATGTATCTAATCTTGAAAATCTTACACAAAAGGATATTTTAACTATATTATTAAATCCAATAAGTATATTTATTTTAGTAATATATATGCTGTTTTTAGCATTTTTAATATTTTTTGAGTATTCTTTTTTAACTTTAATGATATATGGAAGAATGAAAAAAAGTATATATTCTATAAGAGAAATATTTAAAATAACTATAAGAAGTATAAAGAAATTGGTAGGTAGGGATTTACTGATATTCATATTATACTTTGTAACTTTAATACCACTTACAAATTTAGGTTTTTCATTAATTGTTTTAAAAGACCTATATATTCCAAGATTCATAACTGGAGAATTAACTAAAACTAATGTAGGTAAAATAATATATATAGTATTTATGATAGTAATATTTTTCATAAACATAAGACTATTTCTTACTATACCTTTAAATTTATTAGGTAATTTAGGTATGGCAGAAAGTATAAAAAAAAGCTGGAAGATTAGTAGAGAAAAAAGTTTACAAATATTTCCTGTAATACTAATATTTCAAGTATTTTTAACGCTAATGTCTTTAGGTTTATACTTTTTAGTATTACTAATATTTACAAAAATAGACCCTGATGGGAATAGTCTATTTTTCCAAACCTTATCTTATTCAATATTACAAATAGGTTTACTATTTTATGAGATTATAAGTAAATTAGTAATAATTGCGACATTGGTTACAGTTATAGTCGAAAAAGTAAATATAGATATTGATGTTAATATGCTACAAAATATAGAAAGGAAAAAATCAAAAATATTTTTTCCTTTAATAATAGTTGGAATGGTTGTAACTGTTTTTTTTAATGCACTAGATATTTATACAGATGTTTCTGATAATAAGCAACTCGTAATAGCACATAGAGGAATTGTAAGTCAAGGTGTAGAGAACTCAAAAGAGGCTATAATTGCGGCTGCAAAGGCAGGTGTAGACTATATAGAAATAGATGTAATACTTACAAAAGATAATAAATTTTTAGTTTTTCACGATTTTAATCTAAAAAGACTTGCAGGACTAGACAAAAAAGTGTATAATGTAGTTTCTAGAGAATTAATAGAAACTAAAATTACACAGGGAGAATTTGAAAGCACTATTTCAACTTTAGAGGAAATAGTAAAGATAGCAGATGAATATAATACTAAATTGTTAGTTGAATTAAAACCCCATGGACATGAGCCTTTAAACTATATAGATTTAGTGATAGATGAATTTAAAAGGTTAAATATAGATAAAAATCATATTACTATGTCTCTTGATTTAAAACTTATGGAAGAAATAAACAAACGTAATCCTGAAATAAAAACAGGTTATGTAATACCATTTCAATTTGGGAGTTTTAAAAATGTAGATGTAGATTTCTTTGTTATAGAAGATTTTTCTTTCAGTGAATATTTACTTGATAGTGAAAAAGAAGTATTTGTTTGGACTATAAATGATGAAAAGCTTATGCAAAAATATCTTGATTCAAGTGTAGATGGAATAATAACTGATTATCCAGAAAAAATATTTGATTTAAAACAAGAAAGAAAGACTAATAATACGTATTTTGACAGAATTATTAGAAAGTTAAGCATTTAATGTAAAAAAACTAGACAAACTATGTTAAAAGTGATATATTTAAAAAAAGAGAAATGATGAGAGGTTGAATTATTATGGAAAAAAAATTAAGAGTTAGAATAGCACCATCTCCAACAGGAGATCCACATGTAGGAACTGCATATATAGGATTATTTAATTATGCTTTCGCACACCATAATGGAGGAGAATTTATTCTTAGAATTGAAGATACGGATAGAACAAGATTTTCTGCTGATTCAGAGCAACAAATTTTTGATGCAATGAAATGGTTAGGTCTTAACTATACAGAAGGTCCAGATCTTGGTGGTCCTTTTGGTCCATATAGACAATCTGAAAGATTTGAAATATATAAAGAATATGCAGTGTCTCTTGTAGAAAAAGGAGAGGCTTATTATTCTTTTGAAACATCTGAAGAATTAGAAATCATGAGGGAAAGACAAAAAGCTATGGGACTTCCACCTATGTATGATAGAAGAGCTAGAAATTTAACTAAGGAACAAGTTGAAGAAAACTTAGCTAAAGGATTACCATATGTAATTAGACTTAAAATGCCACTTGATGGACAAACAGTTGTTGAAGATGGATTAAGAGGTAAAATTTTCTTTGATAATGATAAGATAGATGATCAAATTCTTTTAAAATCTGATGGATTTCCTACTTATCATTTAGCGAATATTGTTGATGATCACCTAATGGGTGTAACTCATGTTATACGTGCTGAAGAATGGATAGCTTCAACACCTAAACATATACAACTATATAAGGCTTTTGGATGGGAAGAACCTAAATGGTTCCATATGCCTCTATTAAGAAATGCAGATAAAACAAAAATATCTAAAAGAAAAAATCCTGTTTCTTTAAACTATTATAAAGAAGAAGGATATTTAAAAGAAGGTATATTAAACTTCCTTGCGCTTATGGGATGGAGTTTAGGTGGAGAAAAAGAAATCTTTACATTAGATGAAATGATAGAAAACTTTAGTTTTGATAGAATATCTTTAGG
The Streptobacillus felis DNA segment above includes these coding regions:
- a CDS encoding ABC transporter ATP-binding protein yields the protein MLKMVNLKKKFYSELGEVKIVFDDLSFEAKPGDFITVIGSNGAGKSTFLNTLSGEVELDSGEIILDGINIEGLKAHKRANIISKVHQNVSSGTAPSMTVLENMSMAYNKGKKFGLGFGLEISKIEEFKESLKTLGLGIENQLETNVGLLSGGQRQCLSLLMSTFNKPKLLLLDEHTAALDPETAKIILEKTNEIVYSNKELITFMITHNMEDAIKYGNRLIMLHKGNIIFDIRGEEKNNLTVEKLLEMFKNKEIVPSDNDIF
- a CDS encoding tyrosine-protein phosphatase, whose protein sequence is MKKILAILLIFLSVLTFSSDWATLIDKTTNMYRLDENVYRSKQLSIDDMKLLQEYDIKTIISLRYFGRNKDEKVFGDTELNLISRPLKTWNISPKEIALILNDIQKGKEKGNVLIHCYHGSDRTGLISAMYRIIYQGWDNAEALKELKEGPYGYHKIWINIPRMFTDEVINEIKNELKVLD
- a CDS encoding PTS sugar transporter subunit IIB is translated as MKVLAVCGSGTGTSMILKTTMKKIVEKGFKIEIDTCTIDEVANKLDGVDLVICSDKLAPKVDAKGKKVVSVKNILDDVEVLEKLSETGLI
- a CDS encoding glycerophosphoryl diester phosphodiesterase membrane domain-containing protein, with the protein product MRENFKLIFNNIYENKITYFLNSLILQLFILTFGMGILNYIFKFLLYVSNLENLTQKDILTILLNPISIFILVIYMLFLAFLIFFEYSFLTLMIYGRMKKSIYSIREIFKITIRSIKKLVGRDLLIFILYFVTLIPLTNLGFSLIVLKDLYIPRFITGELTKTNVGKIIYIVFMIVIFFINIRLFLTIPLNLLGNLGMAESIKKSWKISREKSLQIFPVILIFQVFLTLMSLGLYFLVLLIFTKIDPDGNSLFFQTLSYSILQIGLLFYEIISKLVIIATLVTVIVEKVNIDIDVNMLQNIERKKSKIFFPLIIVGMVVTVFFNALDIYTDVSDNKQLVIAHRGIVSQGVENSKEAIIAAAKAGVDYIEIDVILTKDNKFLVFHDFNLKRLAGLDKKVYNVVSRELIETKITQGEFESTISTLEEIVKIADEYNTKLLVELKPHGHEPLNYIDLVIDEFKRLNIDKNHITMSLDLKLMEEINKRNPEIKTGYVIPFQFGSFKNVDVDFFVIEDFSFSEYLLDSEKEVFVWTINDEKLMQKYLDSSVDGIITDYPEKIFDLKQERKTNNTYFDRIIRKLSI
- the gltX gene encoding glutamate--tRNA ligase, encoding MEKKLRVRIAPSPTGDPHVGTAYIGLFNYAFAHHNGGEFILRIEDTDRTRFSADSEQQIFDAMKWLGLNYTEGPDLGGPFGPYRQSERFEIYKEYAVSLVEKGEAYYSFETSEELEIMRERQKAMGLPPMYDRRARNLTKEQVEENLAKGLPYVIRLKMPLDGQTVVEDGLRGKIFFDNDKIDDQILLKSDGFPTYHLANIVDDHLMGVTHVIRAEEWIASTPKHIQLYKAFGWEEPKWFHMPLLRNADKTKISKRKNPVSLNYYKEEGYLKEGILNFLALMGWSLGGEKEIFTLDEMIENFSFDRISLGGPVFDLVKLAWVNNQHMKLKPISELTDLAMPFIEKEGYDLSKFSREKLERMVEITREGSHTLKELAKNLDIFFIDEITLPKITDDMNKKDRKAVERVLEALSSIEGEKAIALFLEKLSTLGEELDEEHIKEMLHKLPEELNEGIGKVLMPIRAALTGRSKGPDLYTIISIIGKERTVNRIKSEKK